The genome window TGTCTCATCATCAAACTGTGCCTGAGCGGGATCGAGCGTTACTTCCTCCCCGTCCACTGCGAGCGTCATCCCTCCTTTTGCATCCACCTTCAGCCCCGGGATTGCCTGCCCGCCATCCTCGATCATTCCATCGGGACGGAGGGTAAAGCGCCCGCCGGAACTGGATATTAACTCCTGCAAAGCCATGAATTCGGGATGGAGGGTCGGCGTGGGAGGGATCGTCGCGGTGGGCGGCGGGGTGACGGTCGCTTCGGGAGAAGCGGTCACTTGCGGGGCGCAGGCGGCGAGACATAAAACGAGCAGGGGGATGAGAACGAAGCGTTTCATGACATACTCCCTTTGAAGAAGAATTCAACCCCTCGACGGCTATTCGCCAATTTTCGATAAGATTTCCCGCATGAGATCGCTGGCAAGATAAAACCCGGTTTCATTTTGCAACCGGGTCAGGATATCTTTAACGGAATTAAGTTCTCCGTCCTCTTTTGCGCGCATCAAAATTCCAAGAATGCCAATCGGGTTGAGTCCCATGACCTTCGCAACCGAGCGTCTCTCGCGCTCGTCCATCAGAATGGTTTGGGTTTGCAACTGAAGCGCCAGGGCAATTGCTTCTGCCTCCCCATCATCCAACTCGCGCTTTAACGCGGCGACAATCTCCTTATTCCTAACGGCTTCCAGGCGCAGCCAGCCTGCGGAGATGGCTTTCTGAATGCCATCCGTCCCCGGATAATTTGATTCGAGCCTGAGTTCATCCATCACCGCCCGGGGAATAATCACCTCTC of Anaerolineales bacterium contains these proteins:
- a CDS encoding DUF3368 domain-containing protein, with the protein product MPVASNTSPILNLAAVDLLRLPQGQFGEVIIPRAVMDELRLESNYPGTDGIQKAISAGWLRLEAVRNKEIVAALKRELDDGEAEAIALALQLQTQTILMDERERRSVAKVMGLNPIGILGILMRAKEDGELNSVKDILTRLQNETGFYLASDLMREILSKIGE